In Elephas maximus indicus isolate mEleMax1 chromosome 15, mEleMax1 primary haplotype, whole genome shotgun sequence, the following are encoded in one genomic region:
- the SDCBP gene encoding syntenin-1 isoform X1: protein MSLYPSLEDLKVDKVIQAQAAFSANPANPAILSEASAPISQDASLYPKLYPELSEYMGLSLNEEEIRANMAMVPGAPTQGQLVARPSSVNYMVAPVTGNDIGIRRAEIKQGIREVILCKDQDGKIGLRLKSIDNGVFVQLVQANSPSSLVGLRFGDQVLQINGENCAGWSSDKAHKVLKQAFGEKITMTIRDRPFERTITMHKDSTGHVGFVFKNGKITSIVKDSSAARNGLLTEHNICEINGQNVIGLKDSQIADILSTSGTVVTITIMPAFIFEHVIKRMAPSIMKSLMDHTIPEV from the exons ATGTCTTTGTACCCATCTCTTGAAGACCTGAAAGTGGACAAAGTAATTCAG gctCAAGCTGCCTTTTCTGCAAACCCTGCCAACCCAGCAATTTTGTCTGAAGCTTCTGCTCCCATCTCTCAGGATGCAA GCCTGTACCCTAAACTGTACCCGGAGCTCTCTGAATACATGGGTCTGAgtctaaatgaagaagaaatacgAGCAAATATGGCCATGGTCCCTGGAGCACCAACACAGGGG CAGTTGGTAGCAAGGCCTTCCAGTGTGAACTATATGGTGGCTCCTGTAACTGGTAATGATATTGGAATTCGAAGAGCAGAAATTAAGCAGGGGATTCGTGAAGTTATTTTGTGTAAGGATCAAGATGGAAAAATTGGCCTCAGGCTTAAATCAATAGATAac GGAGTATTCGTTCAGCTGGTCCAGGCTAATTCTCCATCGTCTTTGGTTGGTCTGAGATTTGGGGATCAGGTACTGCAGATTAATGGTGAAAACTGTGCTGGCTGGAGCTCAGACAAAGCACACAAAGTGCTCAAACAGGCGTTTGGAGAGAAGATTACCATGACTATCCGTGACAG GCCCTTTGAACGGACTATTACCATGCATAAGGATAGTACTGGACATGTTGGTTTTgtctttaaaaatggaaaaataacatCCATAGTGAAAGACAGTTCTGCAGCCAGAAACGGTCTTCTCACCGAACATAACATCTGTGAAATTAATGGACAGAATGTTATTGGATTGAAG GACTCTCAAATTGCAGACATACTGTCAACATCTGGGACTGTGGTTACTATTACGATCATGCCGGCTTTCATCTTTGAGCATGTTATTAAACG GATGGCACCAAGCATTATGAAAAGCCTGATGGATCACACCATTCCTGAGGTTTAA
- the SDCBP gene encoding syntenin-1 isoform X2: MSLYPSLEDLKVDKVIQAQAAFSANPANPAILSEASAPISQDASLYPKLYPELSEYMGLSLNEEEIRANMAMVPGAPTQGLVARPSSVNYMVAPVTGNDIGIRRAEIKQGIREVILCKDQDGKIGLRLKSIDNGVFVQLVQANSPSSLVGLRFGDQVLQINGENCAGWSSDKAHKVLKQAFGEKITMTIRDRPFERTITMHKDSTGHVGFVFKNGKITSIVKDSSAARNGLLTEHNICEINGQNVIGLKDSQIADILSTSGTVVTITIMPAFIFEHVIKRMAPSIMKSLMDHTIPEV; encoded by the exons ATGTCTTTGTACCCATCTCTTGAAGACCTGAAAGTGGACAAAGTAATTCAG gctCAAGCTGCCTTTTCTGCAAACCCTGCCAACCCAGCAATTTTGTCTGAAGCTTCTGCTCCCATCTCTCAGGATGCAA GCCTGTACCCTAAACTGTACCCGGAGCTCTCTGAATACATGGGTCTGAgtctaaatgaagaagaaatacgAGCAAATATGGCCATGGTCCCTGGAGCACCAACACAGGGG TTGGTAGCAAGGCCTTCCAGTGTGAACTATATGGTGGCTCCTGTAACTGGTAATGATATTGGAATTCGAAGAGCAGAAATTAAGCAGGGGATTCGTGAAGTTATTTTGTGTAAGGATCAAGATGGAAAAATTGGCCTCAGGCTTAAATCAATAGATAac GGAGTATTCGTTCAGCTGGTCCAGGCTAATTCTCCATCGTCTTTGGTTGGTCTGAGATTTGGGGATCAGGTACTGCAGATTAATGGTGAAAACTGTGCTGGCTGGAGCTCAGACAAAGCACACAAAGTGCTCAAACAGGCGTTTGGAGAGAAGATTACCATGACTATCCGTGACAG GCCCTTTGAACGGACTATTACCATGCATAAGGATAGTACTGGACATGTTGGTTTTgtctttaaaaatggaaaaataacatCCATAGTGAAAGACAGTTCTGCAGCCAGAAACGGTCTTCTCACCGAACATAACATCTGTGAAATTAATGGACAGAATGTTATTGGATTGAAG GACTCTCAAATTGCAGACATACTGTCAACATCTGGGACTGTGGTTACTATTACGATCATGCCGGCTTTCATCTTTGAGCATGTTATTAAACG GATGGCACCAAGCATTATGAAAAGCCTGATGGATCACACCATTCCTGAGGTTTAA